A DNA window from Mucilaginibacter xinganensis contains the following coding sequences:
- a CDS encoding sensor histidine kinase — MKLQTKLTLFNTISKLVIVTIFVLLLPALIKNINQTYTDSKLRKQKDKLLKIVENQGIKTYIQNGESDASYYTPLKEDYVSLDVDSLPGYIDTIKNEKRILQGDTIEYRILSHNFRADNKKYLLEIAISVDAIKETTRPLQSLAFRVLVAMILLTILADQVYSNYVLRPLGLIIKTKLVGHKFPNFGSFKEVKTTTSDFQYLDISIHKMIETIESTFQKEREFISNASHELMTPISILQSKIENMFEREDIVDELKTRLLEMQKILNRLKSITKTLLLISQIENEQFLKEDKISLAVLLQDVYDEISIRLQDKNISYEADIPADWSLVNVNKFLLFNLLFNLINNAIKYNKTNGGIKVIAARENNAFTVSVVDTGIGISPEDIPYIFNRFKKFRQSLQQDSFGLGLPIVKSIAGFHHIRIEVQSEKGIGTTFKLIFAPDAITFTP; from the coding sequence ATGAAGCTACAAACTAAACTTACGCTTTTTAATACCATATCAAAACTGGTTATTGTAACTATTTTTGTGCTGCTTTTACCTGCCCTGATCAAAAATATTAACCAAACATATACAGACAGCAAGCTTCGAAAGCAAAAGGACAAGCTACTGAAGATAGTTGAGAATCAGGGCATAAAAACCTACATCCAGAATGGCGAGAGCGATGCCAGCTATTACACCCCGCTTAAGGAAGATTACGTTAGTTTGGATGTAGATTCGTTACCGGGCTATATTGATACTATAAAAAACGAAAAGAGGATACTACAGGGCGACACTATTGAATACCGCATCCTGAGCCATAATTTCAGAGCCGACAATAAGAAATACCTGCTTGAAATTGCTATTAGTGTTGATGCCATTAAAGAAACTACCCGGCCATTGCAAAGCCTTGCTTTCAGGGTTTTGGTGGCCATGATATTATTGACCATATTGGCCGACCAGGTTTATTCAAATTATGTGCTCAGGCCGCTTGGCTTAATTATTAAAACAAAGCTGGTAGGGCATAAATTTCCAAATTTTGGCTCCTTTAAAGAGGTAAAAACAACCACTTCCGATTTTCAATATCTGGATATAAGTATCCATAAAATGATAGAAACCATTGAAAGCACTTTCCAGAAGGAGCGTGAATTTATTTCGAATGCTTCGCATGAACTGATGACGCCGATCTCTATCCTGCAATCAAAAATTGAGAACATGTTTGAGCGCGAGGATATTGTTGATGAGCTTAAGACGCGGCTGCTGGAAATGCAAAAAATACTTAACCGTTTAAAAAGCATCACCAAAACACTGTTATTGATCTCTCAAATTGAAAATGAACAGTTTTTGAAGGAAGATAAAATTTCGCTGGCTGTATTACTTCAGGACGTTTATGACGAAATCTCTATAAGGTTGCAGGATAAAAATATCAGCTACGAAGCAGATATACCGGCCGACTGGTCCCTGGTTAACGTAAATAAATTTCTGTTATTTAACCTGTTATTTAACCTCATTAACAATGCGATAAAGTATAATAAGACAAATGGGGGAATAAAAGTAATTGCCGCCCGTGAAAACAATGCTTTTACGGTGAGTGTTGTTGATACGGGAATTGGTATAAGTCCGGAAGACATTCCTTATATTTTTAACAGGTTTAAAAAATTCCGGCAGTCGCTCCAGCAAGACAGTTTCGGTCTTGGCCTGCCCATTGTTAAATCAATTGCAGGGTTCCATCATATTCGGATAGAAGTGCAGTCTGAA